One Cohnella candidum genomic region harbors:
- a CDS encoding guanylate kinase, which translates to MNRGDIIVFTGTSGAGRKTIARRVSGLLGLRPVVSATTRPPRNPERPDTDYHYVSAETFERWAGEGAFVQTAEIDRHRYGILKREMEEALGAGHGVSLVLNREGAEAVKRQYGDRVIRVFIYVDKITVRERLESKGVRFDVMESYLDHYADEVTYRKQCELVCENVDLERTVERIAGELSDEKRSNNR; encoded by the coding sequence ATGAACCGAGGCGACATTATCGTGTTCACGGGGACGAGCGGGGCGGGACGCAAAACGATCGCCCGGCGCGTTTCCGGGTTGTTGGGCCTGAGGCCGGTCGTTTCGGCGACGACGAGACCGCCGCGGAATCCGGAGCGGCCCGATACGGACTACCATTATGTAAGCGCGGAGACGTTCGAGAGGTGGGCCGGCGAAGGCGCTTTCGTCCAAACGGCGGAGATCGACCGCCACCGATACGGGATATTGAAACGGGAAATGGAAGAGGCGCTGGGGGCGGGACACGGCGTCAGCTTGGTGCTCAATCGGGAAGGAGCGGAGGCGGTCAAACGGCAGTACGGGGACCGTGTCATCCGAGTATTCATCTACGTAGACAAGATTACCGTCCGTGAACGGCTGGAAAGCAAGGGAGTGCGTTTCGACGTGATGGAGTCCTATTTGGACCATTACGCGGACGAGGTCACTTACCGGAAACAGTGCGAGCTCGTCTGCGAAAACGTCGACCTGGAGCGAACGGTCGAGCGGATTGCGGGCGAGCTCTCGGACGAAAAACGTTCTAATAACCGTTAA
- a CDS encoding TetR/AcrR family transcriptional regulator, whose translation MPARVERKDAAEHRKLILRTAECLFDEHGVTGVSMHQIAKTAGIGQGTLYRRYAHKGDLCLDMIQNYSETFLEEAQEYLAEHRESPAEERLGWLLDSWIDAIEKKADLILTIQAHHIKESDDNRSGSFFQTPLYLFLRDRIAELLTEIWAKREEASPPVPLLTAHALICAMAPHGHFYIKREQGYTTQQMKNNYRQMCLLPLSDAES comes from the coding sequence ATGCCTGCTCGGGTAGAACGCAAAGACGCTGCCGAACACCGCAAACTGATTCTCCGAACCGCCGAGTGCCTCTTCGACGAACACGGCGTCACCGGAGTCAGCATGCACCAAATCGCCAAGACCGCCGGAATCGGGCAAGGAACGCTTTACCGAAGATACGCCCACAAGGGCGATTTATGCCTCGATATGATCCAGAACTACAGCGAAACCTTCTTGGAGGAAGCACAGGAGTACTTGGCGGAACATCGCGAGTCGCCGGCGGAAGAACGGCTGGGATGGCTTCTCGACTCGTGGATCGACGCGATCGAGAAGAAAGCGGATTTGATCCTGACCATCCAGGCCCATCATATCAAGGAAAGCGACGACAACCGTTCCGGCTCCTTCTTCCAGACCCCTCTCTATCTGTTTCTTCGGGACCGGATCGCGGAGCTGCTGACCGAGATCTGGGCGAAACGAGAGGAAGCCTCTCCGCCCGTCCCGCTCCTTACGGCGCATGCGCTGATCTGCGCCATGGCGCCGCACGGCCATTTTTACATCAAGCGGGAACAAGGGTATACCACTCAGCAAATGAAGAACAATTACCGGCAAATGTGCCTTCTCCCGCTTTCGGATGCGGAATCATAA
- a CDS encoding SDR family oxidoreductase — protein MAEQNMKGKVAVITGGGSGIGRGAALRLAQEGIRVALLDRTAEDAEKVREEIESNGGEALVVVTDVADAKAVEHGMSQVAERWGRIDVVFANAGINGTWTPIEDLTPEDWDTTLGINLRGTFLTLKYAIPYLKREGGSVIITSSVNGNRIFSNIGASAYSSSKAGQVAFMKMAALELAEHRIRVNAICPGAIRTNIGENTNVTPEAKEAKIPVIFPEGSDPLQHGPGSPEQVAELVLFLASPRSSLITGTAVYIDGAESLLVG, from the coding sequence ATGGCCGAGCAGAACATGAAGGGTAAAGTGGCCGTCATCACGGGAGGCGGCTCGGGAATCGGAAGAGGAGCCGCGTTGCGGCTGGCTCAGGAAGGCATTCGCGTCGCTCTGCTGGACCGGACGGCAGAAGACGCGGAGAAGGTCAGGGAGGAAATCGAATCGAACGGGGGAGAAGCCCTCGTCGTCGTAACCGACGTAGCCGATGCGAAAGCCGTGGAGCACGGCATGTCCCAGGTCGCGGAACGATGGGGACGGATCGACGTCGTGTTCGCGAATGCGGGGATCAACGGCACGTGGACGCCGATAGAGGATCTGACGCCGGAAGATTGGGACACGACGCTCGGCATCAATTTGCGGGGAACCTTCCTCACGCTCAAATACGCGATTCCCTATCTGAAACGCGAAGGGGGCAGCGTCATCATCACGAGCTCCGTGAACGGGAACCGGATTTTCTCCAACATCGGCGCCAGCGCGTACAGCTCCAGCAAGGCGGGGCAGGTCGCCTTCATGAAGATGGCCGCGCTCGAGCTCGCGGAGCACCGGATCCGGGTCAACGCCATTTGCCCCGGCGCGATCCGGACGAATATCGGGGAGAACACGAACGTGACCCCCGAAGCCAAGGAAGCCAAAATCCCGGTCATTTTCCCGGAAGGCTCCGATCCGCTTCAACACGGGCCCGGATCGCCCGAACAAGTGGCGGAGTTGGTTCTGTTCCTCGCGTCACCCCGGTCCTCGCTCATTACGGGGACGGCCGTATACATCGACGGGGCGGAATCGCTGCTCGTCGGATAA
- a CDS encoding LTA synthase family protein, with translation MREWHGTRWFAKPFVFFTLIMLFKIYLAKYVLFADGSNWLPLITDLPAVWVVFCLIEWLAPKRKFGAYLAADLILTCVYFAVIMYYKYFGVVVTYHALQQVGQVTEVQGSVMSLLHPYFLLIFTDIVLFAILLAASKGFRQWRMQLAGREPRRIVLSLFLLSITICLANVWQSRASMNELKKSENMGIIPYQTVEIAAGTKDAVTAMVTDPKPPVDVTPAAIDEVKGITEPSTPQFQGIAKGKNLIVIQMEAFQNFLLGAKIDGTPITPNLNELLGSTVYFPHFYQMVGQGNTADAEFVVNTSLYVPKHGAASQDFGDRLLPSMPRLLASNGYDTATFHTNDVKFWNRKELYAALGFGKYYDKQFFGDDDLVFFGSSDELLYEKTAAKLAEMDAADKPFYAQIITMSGHHPFNIPDRKIRFQLPERFQGTLVGDYIEAQNYADYALGQFIAKLKQSGLWDDSVIVIYGDHMGLPIYSLTDHEKKLMEEEGLIGREYRPTEMMNIPLILSVPGIQGPKVMPQTGGQADIFPTVANLLGVSTKAQVHFGEDLLNQSSNLLPERYYLPSGSFINNKGIFVPGEKFSDGTLLGFGGSQPAASDATEDQYNRALKLLDMSDRYVQSLPKLN, from the coding sequence GTGCGGGAATGGCACGGAACTCGGTGGTTTGCCAAGCCATTCGTGTTCTTTACCCTCATCATGCTTTTTAAAATCTATTTGGCGAAATACGTCCTCTTCGCGGACGGATCGAACTGGCTTCCGCTGATCACGGATTTACCGGCCGTATGGGTCGTATTCTGCCTGATCGAATGGCTGGCCCCCAAACGAAAATTCGGCGCTTATCTCGCCGCGGATCTCATCCTCACCTGTGTGTATTTCGCCGTTATTATGTACTATAAATATTTCGGAGTCGTCGTTACTTATCATGCGCTGCAGCAGGTCGGCCAGGTCACGGAAGTACAGGGCAGCGTGATGTCGCTGCTGCATCCGTATTTCCTGCTGATCTTCACCGATATCGTCTTGTTCGCCATCCTCTTGGCCGCGAGCAAGGGCTTCAGGCAATGGCGCATGCAGCTTGCCGGACGGGAACCGAGACGTATCGTCCTCAGCCTGTTTCTGCTTTCGATCACGATCTGCCTCGCGAACGTATGGCAAAGCCGGGCGAGCATGAACGAACTGAAAAAATCGGAGAACATGGGGATTATCCCTTACCAGACGGTCGAAATCGCCGCGGGGACGAAGGATGCGGTCACGGCCATGGTGACCGATCCGAAACCGCCGGTGGACGTGACTCCGGCCGCGATCGACGAGGTGAAAGGAATCACCGAGCCGTCAACGCCGCAATTTCAAGGAATCGCGAAAGGCAAAAACCTGATCGTCATCCAGATGGAGGCGTTCCAAAACTTCCTGCTGGGAGCCAAGATCGATGGGACGCCTATCACGCCGAACTTGAACGAGCTGCTCGGAAGCACGGTTTACTTTCCGCATTTCTACCAGATGGTCGGGCAAGGCAACACGGCCGATGCGGAATTCGTGGTGAATACTTCGCTGTACGTGCCGAAGCACGGCGCCGCTTCCCAGGATTTCGGGGACCGGCTGCTGCCCAGCATGCCTCGGCTGCTCGCGTCCAACGGCTATGACACGGCTACGTTCCATACCAATGACGTGAAGTTCTGGAACCGCAAAGAGCTGTACGCGGCCCTCGGTTTCGGGAAGTATTACGACAAGCAGTTTTTCGGCGATGACGATTTGGTGTTCTTCGGTTCGTCCGACGAATTGCTGTATGAGAAGACGGCTGCCAAGCTGGCGGAGATGGATGCCGCCGATAAGCCGTTCTACGCGCAGATCATCACGATGTCCGGGCATCATCCGTTCAACATCCCGGACCGCAAAATCCGGTTCCAGCTTCCGGAGAGGTTCCAAGGCACGCTGGTCGGCGACTATATCGAAGCCCAGAACTATGCCGATTACGCGCTGGGACAATTCATCGCGAAGCTCAAGCAAAGCGGGCTTTGGGACGACAGCGTCATCGTCATCTACGGCGATCATATGGGGCTGCCGATTTATTCGCTGACGGACCATGAGAAGAAGCTCATGGAAGAAGAAGGCTTGATCGGGCGCGAGTATCGTCCGACGGAAATGATGAATATCCCGCTTATCTTGTCGGTTCCGGGGATCCAGGGGCCGAAGGTCATGCCGCAAACCGGCGGCCAGGCCGATATTTTCCCCACGGTAGCCAACTTGTTGGGCGTTTCAACCAAGGCACAGGTTCATTTCGGGGAGGATTTGCTGAATCAGTCCTCGAATTTGCTGCCCGAGCGTTATTATTTGCCTTCAGGATCGTTTATTAATAATAAAGGCATTTTCGTTCCGGGCGAGAAATTTTCCGACGGCACGCTGCTCGGCTTCGGCGGATCGCAGCCGGCCGCATCGGATGCGACGGAAGATCAATATAACAGGGCGCTCAAGCTGCTAGACATGTCGGATCGGTACGTTCAAAGCTTGCCCAAGCTGAACTGA
- a CDS encoding peptide ABC transporter substrate-binding protein: protein MKLKKILTTAFAVTLIGASLAACGSKNSGNDASSSPSSSASSSASASASGDSSNSKTELVMNYRADPPALDVSKAESAASFTFLGAVSEGLYRLDKDMKPQPALAADMPQISADGLTYTIKLRDGITWSDGSPVTANDFVYSFQRTLDPKTAATYAFVVAWIKGGNDIQSAKDDAAVEAAKKNLGAKAIDDKTLEITLDHPIPFFTSMLAFLNFYPQKKDFVEPLGDKNGADADKVIGCGPFLLTKWDHDQTLVLEKNPKYWDAANVKLTKVTLNIVKDTATGLNLYETGATDYADIKGDQMKAYEGKEDLKIKSELVTGYLNFQATKVPAFANAKVRQAFSMAIDRQGLADTVLMNGSVPATGFVPNGNSDGNGNEFRKIAGNDAIAFDPAKAKQLLQEGLAEAGVSKLPAISILSDDTETAKKMDEYLVSQWQTNLGVTVTAEPMPHKNRLDKELKKDYTIVSTLWGADYNDPMTWLDMFLKGSPLNTQDWTNAQYDDLIKKAQVEQDLAKRSDELVQAEKILLSEQAVTPLYFRSSPFVINPKLKDLILPPYGPDFELKWAHFE, encoded by the coding sequence ATGAAGCTTAAGAAGATTCTCACCACTGCTTTCGCTGTCACCTTAATCGGGGCTTCTCTTGCCGCTTGCGGCAGTAAGAACTCCGGAAACGATGCCAGCAGCAGTCCGAGCAGCAGCGCCAGCAGCAGCGCAAGCGCAAGCGCAAGCGGCGACAGCAGCAACAGCAAAACCGAACTGGTCATGAACTACCGGGCGGATCCGCCGGCTCTGGACGTATCGAAAGCGGAGAGCGCAGCTTCGTTCACGTTCCTTGGAGCCGTCAGCGAAGGCTTGTACCGTCTGGACAAAGATATGAAGCCTCAACCTGCACTCGCAGCCGACATGCCGCAAATTTCGGCAGACGGCCTGACCTATACGATCAAACTGCGTGACGGAATCACCTGGTCCGACGGCTCGCCGGTAACGGCCAACGATTTCGTTTACTCCTTCCAGCGCACGCTGGATCCGAAGACGGCAGCAACGTACGCGTTCGTCGTCGCTTGGATCAAAGGCGGCAACGACATCCAAAGCGCGAAAGACGACGCTGCCGTTGAAGCGGCGAAGAAGAACCTGGGCGCCAAAGCGATCGACGACAAAACGCTTGAGATCACGCTGGACCACCCGATTCCGTTCTTCACGTCCATGCTGGCGTTCCTGAACTTCTACCCGCAGAAGAAAGACTTCGTAGAGCCGCTGGGCGACAAAAACGGCGCAGACGCCGACAAAGTCATCGGCTGCGGACCGTTCCTGCTCACCAAGTGGGACCACGACCAAACGCTCGTTCTTGAGAAAAACCCGAAATATTGGGACGCTGCGAACGTGAAGCTGACGAAAGTCACGCTGAACATCGTGAAAGATACCGCTACCGGTCTGAACCTGTATGAGACGGGCGCTACCGACTATGCCGACATCAAAGGCGACCAAATGAAAGCTTACGAAGGCAAAGAAGACCTGAAAATCAAGAGCGAGCTCGTTACGGGCTACCTGAACTTCCAAGCTACGAAAGTTCCGGCTTTCGCGAACGCTAAAGTTCGTCAAGCGTTCTCCATGGCAATCGACCGTCAAGGCCTGGCCGACACGGTTCTGATGAACGGTTCCGTACCGGCTACCGGCTTCGTGCCGAACGGCAACTCCGACGGCAACGGCAACGAGTTCCGTAAAATCGCCGGCAACGACGCTATCGCGTTCGATCCTGCAAAGGCGAAGCAATTGCTGCAAGAAGGTCTGGCTGAGGCTGGCGTATCCAAGCTGCCGGCGATTTCCATCCTTTCCGACGACACCGAAACCGCCAAGAAGATGGACGAATATCTCGTTTCCCAATGGCAAACCAACCTGGGCGTAACCGTAACGGCTGAACCGATGCCGCACAAAAACCGCCTGGACAAAGAACTGAAGAAAGACTACACGATCGTATCGACGCTGTGGGGCGCGGATTATAACGACCCGATGACCTGGCTCGACATGTTCCTGAAGGGTTCCCCGCTGAACACGCAGGACTGGACGAACGCGCAGTACGACGATCTGATCAAGAAAGCGCAAGTTGAACAGGATCTGGCGAAGCGTTCCGATGAACTCGTTCAAGCCGAAAAAATCCTGCTCAGCGAGCAAGCTGTAACTCCGCTGTACTTCCGTTCGTCTCCGTTCGTCATCAATCCGAAGCTGAAGGATCTGATCCTTCCGCCGTACGGTCCGGACTTCGAACTGAAGTGGGCTCACTTCGAGTAA
- a CDS encoding ABC transporter permease: MLKYTLRRLLYMVVTLWIIVTVTFFLMKLLPGDPFGEAVLKLPPESLAIIKAQYGLDKPVWQQYLTYLGHVVQGDLGVSYSFPTRSVVSVIKDAFPASFELGLISLIFAIIVGLFLGIIAALRHNKAGDYTASIIALIGISIPSFVIGPLLSYFIGVKLRWLPPGLWLGPEHRVLPALALSLGTIAILARMMRASMLEVMGLDFIKTAKSKGLSRSTIVGKHMIRNAILPVVTILGPIAVNVLTGTLVVEKIFSVPGLGSQFVSSIYSNDYTMITGLTLFYAAVLIIVMFLTDIVYGFVDPRIRLGKGK, from the coding sequence GTGCTGAAGTATACATTGCGCCGGTTGCTGTACATGGTGGTCACGCTGTGGATCATCGTAACGGTTACCTTTTTCCTGATGAAGCTCTTGCCGGGAGATCCTTTTGGTGAAGCGGTTTTGAAATTGCCGCCCGAAAGCCTGGCAATTATCAAGGCGCAATACGGTTTGGACAAACCGGTTTGGCAGCAATACCTGACTTATCTGGGTCACGTGGTTCAAGGAGATCTGGGGGTTTCCTACTCGTTCCCGACCCGCTCCGTCGTGAGCGTCATCAAGGACGCGTTCCCGGCTTCCTTCGAACTCGGTCTCATTTCTTTGATTTTCGCGATCATCGTCGGTCTTTTCCTGGGCATTATCGCCGCTCTGCGGCATAACAAAGCAGGCGATTACACCGCATCGATCATTGCGCTTATCGGCATTTCGATTCCTTCGTTCGTTATCGGGCCGCTGCTCTCCTATTTCATCGGCGTTAAATTGCGCTGGCTGCCTCCGGGCCTGTGGCTCGGACCCGAACACCGCGTTCTGCCCGCTCTCGCTTTGTCTCTGGGCACGATCGCCATTTTGGCTCGTATGATGAGGGCTTCCATGCTGGAAGTCATGGGTCTCGATTTCATCAAGACGGCGAAATCCAAAGGGCTTTCCCGTTCTACCATTGTCGGCAAACACATGATTCGTAACGCCATTCTTCCTGTCGTGACCATTTTGGGTCCCATTGCCGTTAACGTGCTTACGGGCACGCTGGTCGTGGAGAAAATCTTTTCGGTTCCCGGCCTGGGCAGCCAATTCGTGTCTTCCATCTACTCGAACGATTACACGATGATTACCGGATTGACTCTTTTCTATGCGGCTGTACTGATTATCGTCATGTTCCTGACCGATATCGTTTACGGCTTCGTCGATCCGCGAATCCGTCTGGGAAAGGGGAAGTAA
- a CDS encoding NAD(P)/FAD-dependent oxidoreductase yields MKSEYDVIVVGARAAGAALAYELAQEGFEVLLLDENLFPSDTLCVNHLHGDSLAMLHEMGVLDRLLAAGGPRYRRAKFYSDGTVIGGLLPGGEEASSCLCVRRQIFDNVLLDHAKKQSGVRMLEGFKVVGLLRENGVVTGVIGQHRDGRAVSFSAHLVVGADGRMSTVRLMAESARIYSETVPIACYVAYVTEYEQDDAPLAEFFESREGSAAVFPTSGGRHAVRIVFPLSSEVWCSRFSAHPETAFPAFVAEAFGGTLLPKRLKAAKIESVRGAQGFENGWYQGMGAGWALAGDALTCRDPRYGQGVHDALYGAKLLAAVLSDYHPRHWGRNWELIGSVYQSALEKRLLSRFRQACTRTEALSDPAQKADILRRIAADPSAAPIFLGFMSGIIEPEEWEREIGRLTTAQPLPQ; encoded by the coding sequence ATGAAATCCGAATACGACGTCATCGTGGTCGGAGCGAGAGCTGCCGGCGCCGCATTGGCGTACGAGCTCGCTCAAGAAGGCTTCGAAGTGCTGCTGCTGGACGAAAACCTGTTTCCCAGCGATACCTTGTGCGTGAACCATCTTCACGGCGATTCTTTGGCGATGCTGCATGAAATGGGTGTGCTGGACCGGTTGCTCGCGGCCGGAGGCCCGAGATACCGACGCGCGAAATTCTATTCGGACGGCACGGTCATCGGAGGGCTGTTGCCCGGCGGAGAAGAGGCTTCCTCCTGCTTGTGCGTCCGCAGGCAGATCTTCGACAACGTCCTGCTGGACCATGCGAAAAAGCAGTCAGGCGTCCGTATGCTGGAAGGGTTCAAGGTCGTCGGACTGCTGCGGGAGAACGGGGTCGTGACAGGCGTCATCGGCCAGCACCGAGACGGCCGGGCGGTCAGCTTCTCCGCCCATTTGGTCGTGGGGGCCGACGGCCGCATGTCTACCGTGCGGCTGATGGCGGAGAGCGCCCGGATCTATTCGGAAACGGTGCCGATTGCTTGCTATGTCGCGTACGTCACGGAATATGAACAGGATGACGCGCCTTTGGCCGAATTTTTCGAGTCCCGGGAGGGCAGCGCGGCGGTGTTTCCGACGAGCGGAGGCCGGCATGCCGTCCGGATCGTGTTTCCGCTCAGCAGCGAGGTCTGGTGCTCCCGTTTCTCGGCCCATCCGGAAACCGCCTTTCCGGCATTCGTCGCGGAAGCGTTCGGCGGTACGCTTCTGCCGAAGCGTCTCAAAGCGGCGAAGATCGAGAGCGTTCGGGGCGCGCAAGGCTTCGAGAACGGTTGGTACCAAGGGATGGGCGCCGGGTGGGCGCTCGCGGGAGACGCCTTGACCTGCCGAGATCCGCGTTATGGGCAAGGAGTTCATGACGCTTTATACGGAGCGAAGCTGCTGGCCGCGGTTCTGTCGGATTACCATCCGAGGCACTGGGGCCGCAACTGGGAGCTGATCGGCTCCGTCTACCAATCCGCGCTTGAAAAACGGCTGCTGTCCCGATTCCGCCAAGCTTGCACGCGAACGGAGGCCTTATCGGATCCGGCGCAGAAGGCGGACATCCTTCGGCGCATCGCTGCCGACCCGTCCGCGGCTCCGATATTTCTCGGCTTCATGTCCGGCATAATCGAGCCGGAGGAATGGGAGCGGGAGATCGGCCGGCTGACGACGGCTCAGCCCTTGCCGCAGTGA
- a CDS encoding DHA2 family efflux MFS transporter permease subunit, translating into MSANASNAPAEGSLSMRQILGPLVAIIIGIFMVILDGTAVNVALPQLMKEFKLTDLSLVQWTVTGYALAQAAVIPLAGWLSDRFGAKRVFLISIAMFTIGSGLCALANSVEMLIVFRVIQGLGGGVVAPIAMAFIYRLAPPGKVGQVMGMMGIPILLAPALGPVLGGLLVEKATWEWIFMLNLPIGVLGILIGIRSLPNIARQSVPGLDMLGILLAPIAFAALVYGVSEGGSIDPLTHKAQWTSTDAIVGMTVGAVALLLFIVFELRHKNPLLELKVFRSGNFSRGIIVQWISQMAMFGTMFLVPLFLQQAQGYTPIKTGLLMLPQALASAFFMPIGGKLSDKFGARPLVLAGMTVTTVAAFLLSNISADSSDMAIMLPLALLGAGMGLFMMPLNTHLMQSAPQNLVGRVTSLTNATQQVVMSFAVAGLTTVSASRFNDMVIQKGAPTPETALAYQADAFGYTFGILVYVAIVGGLLGILLTRPKYRPSEGGQAAEIQMMH; encoded by the coding sequence ATGTCAGCGAACGCAAGCAATGCACCCGCAGAGGGCTCTTTGTCCATGCGGCAGATTCTCGGCCCGCTCGTGGCCATCATCATCGGCATTTTCATGGTCATTCTGGACGGCACGGCCGTCAACGTCGCGTTGCCGCAATTAATGAAGGAATTCAAATTGACGGACCTGTCGCTCGTCCAATGGACGGTCACGGGTTACGCCCTCGCGCAAGCCGCCGTCATTCCGCTGGCCGGCTGGCTGTCGGACCGTTTCGGCGCGAAACGCGTTTTCCTTATTTCCATCGCGATGTTCACGATCGGATCAGGGCTGTGCGCCTTGGCCAACTCGGTCGAGATGCTGATCGTGTTTCGCGTCATCCAAGGCTTGGGCGGCGGAGTGGTAGCTCCGATCGCGATGGCTTTCATCTACCGGCTGGCGCCTCCCGGCAAAGTCGGCCAGGTCATGGGCATGATGGGGATTCCGATCCTGCTCGCGCCGGCGCTGGGTCCCGTTCTCGGGGGCTTGCTGGTGGAAAAGGCGACGTGGGAATGGATTTTCATGCTCAATCTGCCGATCGGCGTCCTCGGCATCCTGATCGGGATCCGCTCGCTTCCGAACATCGCGCGTCAATCGGTGCCGGGCCTCGACATGCTGGGCATTCTGCTGGCTCCGATCGCTTTCGCGGCGCTGGTATACGGCGTTTCCGAAGGCGGATCGATCGACCCGCTCACGCACAAAGCCCAGTGGACCTCCACGGATGCGATCGTCGGCATGACCGTCGGCGCGGTTGCGCTCCTGCTTTTCATCGTTTTCGAGCTGCGCCATAAGAACCCGCTTCTGGAGCTCAAAGTGTTCCGTTCCGGCAATTTCAGCCGAGGCATCATCGTGCAATGGATTTCCCAAATGGCGATGTTCGGCACGATGTTCCTCGTTCCGCTGTTCCTGCAGCAGGCGCAAGGCTACACGCCGATCAAGACCGGTTTGCTCATGCTCCCGCAGGCGCTGGCTTCCGCGTTCTTCATGCCGATCGGCGGCAAGCTGTCCGACAAGTTCGGAGCGCGACCGCTCGTGCTCGCCGGCATGACGGTCACGACGGTCGCCGCGTTCCTGCTCTCCAACATTTCCGCGGATTCCTCCGACATGGCGATCATGCTTCCGCTCGCATTGCTCGGAGCCGGCATGGGACTGTTCATGATGCCGCTGAACACGCACTTGATGCAATCCGCTCCGCAAAACCTGGTCGGACGCGTCACTTCGTTGACGAACGCAACGCAGCAAGTCGTCATGTCGTTCGCGGTCGCGGGATTGACGACGGTTTCGGCTTCCCGGTTTAACGACATGGTGATTCAGAAGGGGGCCCCGACTCCGGAGACGGCTTTGGCTTACCAAGCGGACGCCTTCGGTTATACCTTCGGCATTCTCGTGTACGTCGCGATCGTCGGAGGCTTGCTCGGCATCCTGCTGACCCGTCCGAAGTACCGGCCGTCCGAAGGCGGGCAAGCCGCCGAAATTCAAATGATGCATTAA
- a CDS encoding phosphatase PAP2 family protein, with translation MFLLRKLDWRKYAPLGFMLIFPFLGMMYKWTNRADQDIYSLVTAFDKAMPFVKYFALPYAVWIFYIYVCLVYFFKKDVNLYYKGLVTYTVCALTCYVIYAFFQTTVPRPIVDGDDPFSMLIQFIYNRDLPFNCFPSIHCFSSYMVMRLLWTSSFRNKWNMTLITGMSSLIILSTLFVKQHVVLDAMAGILLVEFVLAIMLVIETQVRVSRQRQRQKRTYGA, from the coding sequence GTGTTTTTGCTGCGCAAGTTGGATTGGAGGAAGTACGCTCCGCTCGGCTTCATGCTGATTTTTCCGTTCCTCGGCATGATGTACAAGTGGACGAATCGGGCGGACCAGGACATCTATTCGCTCGTTACGGCTTTCGACAAGGCCATGCCGTTCGTCAAATATTTCGCGCTGCCTTATGCCGTATGGATCTTCTACATTTACGTTTGCTTGGTCTATTTCTTCAAGAAAGACGTGAACCTCTACTATAAAGGGCTTGTCACTTACACCGTCTGCGCGCTGACCTGCTACGTCATTTACGCGTTCTTCCAGACGACGGTGCCGCGCCCCATCGTGGACGGCGACGACCCGTTTTCGATGCTGATCCAGTTCATTTACAACCGGGACCTGCCGTTTAACTGCTTCCCGAGCATCCACTGCTTCTCGAGTTACATGGTCATGAGGCTGCTGTGGACCAGCTCTTTCCGCAACAAATGGAACATGACGCTCATCACCGGCATGTCGTCCCTGATCATCCTGTCCACCCTGTTCGTGAAACAGCACGTGGTTCTCGATGCAATGGCCGGCATTCTCCTGGTGGAGTTCGTCCTGGCGATCATGCTGGTGATCGAGACGCAGGTTCGCGTTTCCCGTCAGCGCCAACGTCAGAAAAGAACGTACGGCGCTTAA